AGGAGAAGTCTATTCACCCAAACAGAAAAGCTAAGAAGACAGCCCGTCAAAGCGACGGACCCGTGCGGTCACGCAACAGTGTGGTATGCTTGCCAAAAAGAAGTTGCCAAAAGCCCACATCTTAAAATGTACGGTCAGCATGAGTCCGTCATTTTGACGGACTGTCTTCTTAGCATAACCTTTCACCCAAATACCATTAaaatgggcttaagtacactataattaccaaaacttgtgtacggtgctcactttagtgtcaaaattttcaaaacgttcatttaagtgccaaattttttgaaaaatgatcacttgagtgccaaaatttttaaaacgataacttaagtgccaatttttttttaaaacgatcatttaagtgctaatttttttaaaaaacaatcactttattGTCAACTTCatcgagccacgtcagctcaaatattaataaaaatagcacgtgtcggatttccagtgagccacgtcggctcaaattagagttgacatcgaagtgatcattttccagtaagccacgtcagctcaaattagagttgacactgaagtaatcattttttaaagaagttggcacttaagtgatcgtttttaaaaaaaaaattggcacttaagttatcgttttgaaagttttggtactaaagtgagcgccgtacacaagttttgacacttctagtgttgTTTAGCCCATTAAATGACAAGCGCAGAGATTCAAATGGAATTAAGGAAGACGGTTTTATCAATGGATATTTTTTAAGCACTGACTCAAATAAGTACTTACCAGGTTTACCGAAGCATCCGACATCGGAGCCCGCAGAACCCTTGAACCCGCACTTCCCACCACTTTTCTCGCACGATCTACAATTCGGGAAATCCCACGTCAGGAAAACACTCTCGGTTACGTCCGTGGGATATTGCCAGGCCACCGGAACCGACACTGTCCAGGTACGACATCGGAACACCGAGAAGTACCAAGTGAATGAACCGGCAACAGCAATATGTACCGTGTGGTTTTCATCGCTGAGGCAGTCCACCCGTTCGATCCCGAAATCTGACAGATCAATCGAGCAATCCGCAAACATGAAGTTCCCATGCTCTTGCGCCACGAAAACCGAGCTCGAGAACGTCGAGTTTTGAAGCCGCTTCGCCAAGCAGTTGCCCGGGTCCCTGAGCACGATGTATTGTTTCTTATAGTCAATGAGGTCGACGACAAAGTCTTGCGAGTTAGGCAATTGGAGGACCGCTTGGCCTCGGACGTTGCACGAGAGATCGAAGCCCGGATAGCCGCATCGCTCGGGGTGGAAGTCGCTTGCTCGGAAAGGGAAGCGGATTTCAGGTCCAAGGGTACTGCAAAATCTCACCGGACACAAATCGTCAAGGTTATTAGCGGATACACGGAGAGAGAggccgaggaagaaagagaagaagaagatggcggaGGAAGCCATCACAGTCGGATAGCATAGGTGCCGAGGATTGTACCTAGAAATGTATGTTTCTTgaattccttctctctctttcccctaAAGAAAGGTTCATGTCCTTTTCAGAGAGAGATAATTAACATCTTATATATCTTCTCAGGGATTCAAAACCAATACGTGCCTTAGTTAATTTAGCCGGCCAAATGGATGTGGATATGTAGGTCCACAGAAAGGCATACACTGACATGGCGAAGAGAAAAGGCGAAATTTCATGTCAATCGCATTTTGTCGTTGGATCCCCATGAGGACAAGTACATAGAGACAACTACATGGGATGACGATCCATTTGCCCCTCCCCTCTTCTTGGGAGCAAATATTTGTGCCGGCCGGGTCCGTGATGACTGGCTTAATCACATTCATTAATCATCAGAGTCTCACATGGGTTTACAACATCGACCACCCTCACCAATGGTCGGGGGAGTCGCCGGCCACGGGCTGAGGCTCAGCGACCTCCGCCAACCAGCCCCCACCCATCGTCGGCCATTGCTGGCAACGGTGGGGCGGCTACAGCGGCAaggctgtgcaagccctcgtCACTgccatcttcttttttatttatttttatttagtgatttagcttatttttctcattttttaatttttcagtaCAAATGAGTGAGcaaattttgatgtttttgaaGTTAAAAATGTTGGAGATTGCATTGTCATTTCGCAGATAAAAATGCTGAAGTCGTCCCGATGCtttttagctattttttaactatttttaactatttttattatttctgacaaaaaaatgtttttattattttttagcttatttttttatttttttaatattatgtgaaattttcttttaatttttagctttttttttgttactaaCTAGGATCCTTCGGCGAGCCACGTAGATACCACGTAAGATTTCCGGcgaataatcgtttttcaataaaattagcacttaagtgatgtgtgtgtatatatcaCTTTGGTGCCCATatattgacatcaaagtgagcgttgtacacaaatattaacacttaaAGTGTCTTTTTgcccatatttttcacattgaacaaaaaagTGCTCCATAGTTGCACCTTCAAAGAGGTGTAATATGAGAGACTTCTATATGAGTTGCAtgttgataaataaataaataaataaataaaagaacattATTTTGATCATTCGGGTATTATTATCAAAACTGAGCTCAATTCACTCCACGTGTCAAAGTGTCAATACACACGTGTTTACATCTGGGTCGCGAATGCAGCAACTAATGTTTTCGGAAAAAGTTGGCAAAACGCATTTAAAATGGTATCTCAATAGAAAAGCTGATAAGTTAAAAGAATTAGATGAACGTCGGAAATCAGAAACTCAAATGAATTGCCGGTAACTCAGCATAGCTGTTGACTTATGTCGGGACCTAaaaaatcaggtttctaggctaatggattattaggttaattattcaactaacctaactcggactctcccaagtccataccaaatcacaacttaacatgcaaaggtATTTGAATTGGaatcgccactaatcatttttggtaggtcgattagaaacctaagtaaattagcgggagaactaaattacttctacgaaccggagattctaaatccggggatttgattacgctagattattctaacgccctttcggtaccattttatttcatgaaaaaaattttgttaggcaacattaattgattttaacctaagtcactaacaaaggttatcatgcgattgcacaatcaattaattgaacatccatgAGTCACGGTAATTGcaggaagcatacgccaagacaaattgttctcacttttgaatttttgctttttaatgagataaagactaacctatatgcaatgcatgaatttaatctaagttGCAAATGAATTAAACTAAATGCatggaaatcctaagcatgcatatgaaattaatttaactacatgactaacctagatgacgtgtaattaaatgaaactaatgtacaaatgatgttacggtctaattaaaatgtCTACATGACTTTAAGATTGAAACAtgcaacatgcaaattctacgtatgccaaacctagcatgcaaatgacatgacaagcttattttatttttttgtattttcggattaatgaatgaccctaaataaaaatatgcctaaatataattatcttacatattttaaggttcaggTTAGCCTAATCcccaacatattaaagataaattattttagacatgaaaatcaatgcaaatatgcatgttctatcctagaatgcgaATCTACATTAAcctattctaaaattaaattaacgtgcaaatatctacatgattttaatgcaatttttatctaaaatgcaatgcaatatcttttagaattttaaatatcacacaAGAGCATatattctaaagatattatgccaatcaaatcaatcaagaaagtgggtatctcaaccaatttttgaaaagatt
This sequence is a window from Rhodamnia argentea isolate NSW1041297 chromosome 3, ASM2092103v1, whole genome shotgun sequence. Protein-coding genes within it:
- the LOC115747950 gene encoding RING-H2 finger protein ATL22-like, with the protein product MASSAIFFFSFFLGLSLRVSANNLDDLCPVRFCSTLGPEIRFPFRASDFHPERCGYPGFDLSCNVRGQAVLQLPNSQDFVVDLIDYKKQYIVLRDPGNCLAKRLQNSTFSSSVFVAQEHGNFMFADCSIDLSDFGIERVDCLSDENHTVHIAVAGSFTWYFSVFRCRTWTVSVPVAWQYPTDVTESVFLTWDFPNCRSCEKSGGKCGFKGSAGSDVGCFGKPGLSKRAKLGILLGLVLPSLLCISGLAFYLSSRARVSEHRDPLNQPPNGNDRENDVADITSPSSPSRETRHASNSVTGIDSATIESYPKIRIDDDGQVPRPNDNVCTICLSEYQPKEMLRTIPKCGHYFHAQCIDLWLRRSASCPLCRDHKGHM